In one window of Streptomyces sp. NBC_01224 DNA:
- a CDS encoding FadR/GntR family transcriptional regulator: MTTRGPGLHTHVLDTLGLEIAAGEHRPGQVLRTDELAQRFDVSRTVVREVVRVLESMHLVESRRRVGVTVQPTEAWNVYDPQVIRWRLAGADRPRQLRSLTVLRSAIEPVAAGLAARNATPEQCAALTECALGMVATSRGQQLEGYLEHDIAFHRIVLNASGNEMFARLGDVVAEVLAGRTHHQVMFEDPDPAAVTLHVRLAEAVREGDAVAAERLTKEIAVGALHELDVLAP, encoded by the coding sequence ATGACCACACGGGGCCCTGGGCTGCATACACATGTGCTGGACACCCTGGGTCTGGAGATCGCCGCGGGGGAGCACCGGCCGGGGCAGGTGCTGCGTACCGACGAGCTGGCCCAGCGCTTCGACGTCTCGCGCACGGTCGTACGCGAAGTGGTCCGTGTCCTCGAATCCATGCACCTGGTCGAGTCACGGCGCCGGGTCGGCGTGACCGTACAGCCGACCGAGGCATGGAATGTCTACGATCCGCAGGTCATCCGGTGGCGGCTGGCCGGCGCCGACCGCCCGCGCCAGCTGCGCTCCCTGACCGTGCTCCGCTCAGCGATCGAACCGGTCGCGGCCGGCCTCGCCGCCCGTAACGCCACCCCGGAGCAGTGCGCGGCCCTCACCGAGTGCGCGCTCGGCATGGTCGCCACCTCGCGCGGCCAGCAGCTGGAGGGCTATCTGGAGCACGACATCGCGTTCCACCGGATCGTGCTCAACGCTTCCGGCAACGAGATGTTCGCGCGGCTCGGTGATGTCGTCGCCGAGGTCCTGGCGGGCCGCACCCACCACCAGGTGATGTTCGAGGACCCCGACCCGGCCGCGGTCACCCTCCACGTCCGGCTCGCCGAAGCGGTGCGCGAGGGCGACGCGGTGGCGGCGGAACGGCTGACGAAGGAGATCGCGGTGGGTGCCCTGCACGAGCTGGACGTGCTCGCACCCTGA
- a CDS encoding TetR/AcrR family transcriptional regulator has product MSASERVVPEGARRRRRPTKQGTVLSEQLIVETALRLIGEHGAAALTVRRLGAALGCDPSALYRYFRDTDELLLAVADELIGRTLRAWRPTGDWRADLRALGLRMHADYLAHPQAATLTCARVTGRAHEIRSVEAILGVLRGAGFPDAEAVRIYHVFVDQTLSFAALDASTLVLSEQARAQEVRTWPETYARLPADTHPNIAATAGVLVAEMDRSGYPAALEMVLAAAAARLQRVHASAP; this is encoded by the coding sequence ATGAGCGCGAGCGAGCGGGTGGTACCGGAGGGGGCGCGGCGCCGCAGGCGCCCCACCAAACAGGGCACGGTGCTGTCCGAGCAGCTGATCGTGGAGACGGCGTTGCGGCTGATCGGGGAGCACGGGGCGGCGGCGCTCACCGTGCGCCGGCTCGGTGCGGCTCTCGGCTGCGATCCCAGCGCCCTCTACCGGTACTTCCGGGACACGGACGAACTACTGCTCGCGGTGGCCGACGAGTTGATCGGCCGTACGTTGCGCGCCTGGCGGCCGACGGGTGACTGGCGGGCCGATCTGCGCGCTCTCGGCCTGCGGATGCACGCGGACTATCTGGCGCACCCTCAGGCGGCGACGCTGACCTGTGCCCGGGTGACCGGCCGGGCGCATGAGATCCGCTCGGTGGAGGCGATTCTCGGGGTGTTGCGCGGTGCGGGATTCCCGGATGCCGAGGCGGTACGGATCTACCACGTCTTCGTCGACCAGACGCTGTCATTCGCGGCGCTGGACGCGTCCACGCTGGTGCTGTCGGAGCAGGCCCGTGCACAGGAGGTGCGGACCTGGCCGGAGACGTACGCCCGGCTTCCGGCCGATACCCATCCGAATATCGCGGCGACCGCGGGGGTGCTGGTCGCGGAGATGGACCGCAGCGGCTATCCCGCGGCGCTGGAGATGGTGCTGGCCGCGGCCGCGGCCCGGCTGCAGCGCGTGCATGCGTCGGCACCGTAG
- a CDS encoding APC family permease, translating to MCRHRGRRAPLGEGATVTDSPIPYGSDPPAPAALKRSLGVVDGVVIAASSTAATSSIGIGLGVTAGAVGLHLPIIMLLAFLPILGIAGAYSRLNKVEPNMGSGYVWVGRSLSPWLGFLVGWIGIVSTVVFLSYTTTVTGSALLQLAGEGGLHTVAGLHLDPDSTAQSTALGIVVLIAVTFTAITGIRSAANLQKYLLVFEYVVLLGFCGYGLVVGPHPFSLDWINPFTIPSGQQLAQGLLLSVFCYWGFESTFSVTEEIRDPQDASRAGLITLFTMLGFFLLGSFAFQRVLSLDELTGHGAQGLTYLGDRLADQPLAALPLIALTFSAVASLQSGVIPTVRGMFAMGRDRTLGPFWTRVSPRYGTPAAGTIAVGCVAAAIAVASLVIPKVGDLILASVNAIGVVVSLYYALTALAAAARFRGALRESRSEALRAVVLPVLSAATLLGLGGYLCWSFYNSADHFEISPDNGWFMLFCPAAMLLSGVGAAAWAKWARKSPYFVTGRSTAPDLTAEPEPGCETAPGPA from the coding sequence ATGTGCCGCCATCGGGGACGAAGAGCGCCCCTCGGCGAAGGAGCCACCGTGACGGACTCACCCATCCCCTACGGCAGTGACCCACCGGCACCCGCGGCACTCAAGAGGAGCCTCGGTGTCGTGGACGGCGTCGTCATCGCCGCCTCCTCCACCGCCGCCACCTCCAGCATCGGTATCGGGCTGGGCGTGACCGCGGGCGCCGTCGGCCTGCATCTGCCGATCATCATGCTGCTCGCGTTCCTGCCCATCCTGGGTATCGCCGGCGCGTACTCCCGGCTCAACAAGGTCGAGCCGAACATGGGCAGCGGCTATGTCTGGGTCGGCCGCTCCCTCAGCCCCTGGCTCGGCTTCCTCGTCGGCTGGATCGGGATCGTCTCCACTGTCGTCTTCCTGTCCTACACCACGACCGTCACGGGCTCCGCCCTGCTCCAACTCGCCGGCGAGGGAGGGCTGCACACTGTCGCCGGGCTCCACCTCGACCCGGACTCCACCGCCCAGTCGACCGCGCTGGGCATCGTTGTTCTGATCGCCGTCACCTTCACCGCGATCACCGGCATCCGGTCCGCCGCCAACCTGCAGAAATACCTTCTCGTCTTCGAGTACGTCGTCCTGCTCGGCTTCTGCGGGTACGGACTGGTCGTCGGCCCGCACCCGTTCAGCCTCGACTGGATCAACCCGTTCACCATCCCGTCCGGGCAGCAGCTCGCCCAGGGGCTGCTGCTCTCCGTCTTCTGTTACTGGGGCTTCGAGTCGACGTTCAGCGTCACCGAGGAGATCCGCGACCCGCAGGACGCCTCCCGCGCCGGTCTCATCACCCTGTTCACCATGCTCGGCTTCTTCCTGCTCGGCTCCTTCGCCTTTCAACGCGTCCTCTCACTCGACGAGTTGACGGGCCACGGCGCCCAGGGCCTCACCTACCTCGGTGACCGGCTCGCCGATCAGCCGCTTGCCGCGCTCCCGCTGATCGCCCTCACCTTCTCCGCCGTCGCCTCCCTCCAGTCCGGCGTGATACCCACTGTGCGCGGCATGTTCGCGATGGGCCGCGACCGCACGCTCGGCCCGTTCTGGACCAGGGTCAGCCCGCGCTACGGGACACCGGCGGCCGGAACCATCGCGGTCGGCTGTGTAGCCGCCGCCATCGCCGTCGCCTCACTCGTCATCCCGAAGGTCGGCGACCTCATCCTGGCCTCCGTCAACGCGATCGGTGTCGTCGTCTCGCTGTACTACGCGCTCACCGCACTTGCCGCCGCCGCGCGCTTTCGCGGGGCGCTGCGCGAGAGCCGGTCCGAGGCCCTGCGGGCCGTGGTGCTCCCGGTGCTCAGTGCCGCCACGCTGCTCGGCCTCGGCGGCTACCTCTGCTGGTCCTTCTACAACTCCGCCGACCACTTCGAGATCAGCCCGGACAACGGCTGGTTCATGCTCTTCTGCCCGGCCGCCATGCTGCTGTCCGGAGTCGGTGCGGCAGCCTGGGCCAAGTGGGCACGGAAGTCTCCGTACTTCGTCACCGGCCGGTCCACCGCCCCGGACCTCACCGCCGAACCCGAACCCGGGTGCGAGACCGCGCCCGGCCCCGCCTGA
- a CDS encoding amidohydrolase — MHRTPADLVLTGGPVLTMDAARSRATTVAVTDGRITAVGHDEVRELAGPRTEVVDLAGRLLVPGFQDAHIHPVTAGLELAQCNLTDTHTAAQTVAAVRAYADTHPGQEWITGGGWSMDAFDGGAPTREQLDTAVPDRPAYLVNRDHHGAWVNTRALTLAGITRDTPDPADGRIERDDRGEPTGLLQEGAMDLVARHTPRSTPADRLAALHRAQRLLHSYGITAWQDAIIGGFGSMDDPADAYLTAARDGSLTARVVGALWWDRERGAEQIPELVARRKELNVGRFRAGSVKIMQDGVAETGTAALLAPYLDCCGCATANRGTSFVDPVELRRHVTELDALGFQVHFHALGDRAVREALDAVEAARAANGRTDTRPHLAHLQIVHPDDIPRFRELGATANIQPLWAAHEPQMDELTIPFLGAERAALQYPFGALLRSGATVAAGSDWPVSSADPLHGIHTAVNRVTPESEGPVFLPEQRISLTAAIAAYTAGSAYVNHLDDTGSIRPGTLADLVVLDRDPYAGPPEEIGHTRVLQTYVGGRRVHEA; from the coding sequence ATGCACCGCACCCCCGCCGATCTCGTCCTCACAGGCGGCCCGGTTCTCACCATGGACGCGGCCCGCAGCCGCGCCACCACCGTCGCCGTCACCGACGGCCGCATCACCGCCGTCGGCCACGACGAGGTACGGGAACTGGCAGGCCCGAGGACCGAAGTCGTCGACCTCGCCGGCCGGCTCCTCGTCCCAGGTTTCCAGGACGCCCACATCCACCCGGTCACCGCCGGACTGGAACTCGCCCAGTGCAACCTCACCGATACCCACACGGCGGCGCAGACCGTCGCCGCCGTCCGGGCCTACGCCGACACCCACCCCGGCCAGGAGTGGATCACCGGCGGCGGCTGGTCCATGGACGCCTTCGACGGCGGCGCCCCCACCAGGGAGCAGCTCGACACCGCAGTACCCGACCGCCCCGCCTACCTGGTCAACCGCGACCACCACGGCGCCTGGGTCAACACCCGCGCCCTGACACTCGCCGGCATCACCCGGGACACCCCCGACCCGGCCGACGGCCGCATCGAACGCGACGACCGCGGCGAACCCACCGGGCTCCTCCAGGAGGGCGCCATGGACCTGGTCGCCCGCCACACCCCGCGCTCCACCCCGGCCGACCGGCTGGCCGCACTGCACCGCGCCCAACGGCTGCTCCACTCCTACGGGATCACCGCCTGGCAGGACGCCATCATCGGCGGATTCGGCTCCATGGACGACCCGGCCGACGCCTATCTGACCGCCGCCCGCGACGGCTCGCTCACCGCACGGGTCGTCGGTGCCCTCTGGTGGGACCGCGAGCGCGGCGCCGAACAGATTCCCGAGCTCGTGGCCAGGCGAAAGGAGCTGAACGTCGGACGCTTCCGGGCCGGCTCGGTGAAGATCATGCAGGACGGCGTCGCCGAAACCGGCACCGCCGCCCTGCTCGCCCCCTACCTCGACTGCTGCGGCTGCGCCACTGCCAACCGCGGCACCAGCTTCGTCGACCCCGTCGAGCTGCGGCGCCACGTCACCGAACTGGACGCCCTCGGCTTCCAGGTCCACTTCCACGCGCTCGGCGACCGCGCCGTGCGCGAGGCACTCGACGCCGTCGAAGCGGCCCGCGCCGCCAACGGCCGTACCGACACCCGCCCCCACCTCGCCCACCTCCAGATCGTCCACCCCGACGACATCCCCCGGTTCCGCGAACTCGGCGCCACGGCCAACATCCAGCCGCTCTGGGCCGCGCACGAACCGCAGATGGACGAGCTGACCATCCCCTTCCTCGGCGCCGAACGCGCCGCACTGCAGTACCCGTTCGGCGCCCTGCTGCGCTCCGGCGCGACGGTCGCGGCCGGCAGTGACTGGCCGGTCAGCAGCGCCGATCCACTGCACGGCATCCACACCGCGGTCAACCGGGTGACCCCCGAGAGCGAGGGGCCGGTCTTCCTCCCGGAGCAGCGCATCTCCTTGACCGCGGCCATCGCCGCGTACACGGCGGGCTCGGCGTATGTGAACCATCTGGACGACACCGGAAGCATCCGTCCCGGAACCCTCGCCGACCTGGTGGTCCTGGACCGGGATCCGTACGCGGGCCCGCCCGAGGAGATCGGTCACACCCGCGTCCTTCAGACGTACGTGGGCGGCAGGCGGGTCCACGAGGCCTGA
- a CDS encoding S-(hydroxymethyl)mycothiol dehydrogenase translates to MSQQVQGVIAPGKNEPVRVETIVIPDPGPGEAVVKIQACGVCHTDLHYKQGGINDDFPFLLGHEASGVVESVGEGVTDVEPGDFVILNWRAVCGQCRACLRGRPWYCFNTHNAKQKMTLLDGTELSPALGIGAFAEKTLVAAGQCTKVDPEVSPAVAGLLGCGVMAGIGAAINTGQVGRGDSVAVIGCGGVGDAAIAGARLAGAAKIIAVDIDDRKLETAKTMGATHTVNSRSADPVEAIRSLTDGNGADVVIEAVGRPETYKQAFYARDLAGTVVLVGVPTPEMQLELPLIDVFGRGGSLKSSWYGDCLPSRDFPMLIDLHQQGRIDLGAFVTETIGLGDIEQAFARMHEGDVLRSVVVF, encoded by the coding sequence ATGTCGCAGCAGGTGCAAGGTGTCATCGCACCGGGGAAGAACGAGCCGGTACGGGTCGAGACGATCGTGATCCCGGACCCGGGCCCCGGCGAGGCCGTGGTGAAGATCCAGGCGTGCGGCGTCTGCCACACCGATCTCCACTACAAGCAGGGCGGCATCAACGACGACTTCCCCTTCCTGCTCGGCCACGAGGCCTCGGGCGTGGTGGAGTCCGTCGGCGAAGGGGTCACGGACGTCGAGCCCGGCGACTTCGTCATCCTCAACTGGCGTGCCGTGTGCGGGCAGTGTCGTGCGTGCCTGCGCGGCCGCCCCTGGTACTGCTTCAACACCCACAACGCCAAGCAGAAGATGACGCTGCTCGACGGCACGGAGCTGTCACCGGCGCTCGGTATCGGCGCGTTCGCCGAGAAGACCCTGGTCGCCGCCGGTCAGTGCACCAAGGTCGACCCGGAGGTCTCCCCGGCCGTCGCCGGGCTGCTCGGCTGTGGCGTGATGGCGGGCATCGGCGCGGCCATCAACACCGGGCAGGTCGGCCGCGGTGACTCGGTCGCCGTGATCGGCTGCGGCGGTGTCGGCGACGCGGCGATCGCGGGCGCGCGGCTGGCCGGCGCGGCGAAGATCATCGCCGTGGACATCGACGACCGCAAGCTGGAGACGGCGAAGACGATGGGCGCCACGCACACCGTCAACTCCCGCTCCGCCGACCCGGTCGAGGCGATCCGCTCCCTGACCGACGGCAACGGCGCGGACGTCGTCATCGAGGCGGTCGGCCGCCCGGAGACGTACAAGCAGGCCTTCTACGCCCGCGACCTCGCAGGCACGGTCGTCCTGGTGGGCGTCCCGACCCCGGAGATGCAGCTGGAACTGCCGCTCATCGACGTCTTCGGCCGCGGCGGCTCGCTCAAGTCCTCCTGGTACGGCGACTGCCTGCCCTCGCGCGACTTCCCGATGCTCATCGACCTGCACCAGCAGGGCCGGATCGACCTCGGCGCGTTTGTCACCGAGACCATCGGGCTCGGCGACATCGAGCAGGCCTTCGCCCGGATGCACGAAGGCGACGTGCTGCGCTCGGTGGTGGTCTTCTGA
- a CDS encoding MBL fold metallo-hydrolase — protein sequence MTARIDHLVTSGTFALDGGEWDVDNNVWIVGDDTEAIVIDAAHDAAAIEAALNGRTLRAIVCTHAHNDHIDAAPALADATGAPVLLHPDDLPLWNQTHPDRAPDGELADGQELEIAGTTLQVLHTPGHAPGAVCLYAPELSTVFTGDTLFQGGPGATGRSFSHFPTIVASIRDRLLALPQETTVRTGHGDSTTIGAEAPHLDEWIARGH from the coding sequence ATGACCGCCCGCATCGACCACCTCGTCACCTCCGGCACCTTCGCCCTCGACGGCGGGGAGTGGGACGTCGACAACAACGTCTGGATCGTCGGCGACGACACCGAGGCGATCGTCATCGACGCCGCCCATGACGCCGCCGCCATCGAGGCCGCGCTGAACGGCCGTACGCTGCGCGCCATCGTCTGCACGCACGCGCACAACGACCACATCGACGCGGCCCCGGCCCTCGCCGACGCCACCGGCGCACCGGTCCTGCTGCACCCCGACGACCTGCCGCTGTGGAACCAGACCCACCCGGACCGCGCCCCGGACGGCGAACTGGCCGACGGCCAGGAGCTGGAGATCGCCGGAACGACGCTCCAGGTCCTGCACACCCCCGGTCATGCCCCGGGCGCCGTCTGCCTGTACGCCCCCGAGCTGTCCACCGTCTTCACGGGTGACACGCTCTTCCAGGGCGGCCCCGGAGCCACCGGGCGGTCCTTCTCCCACTTCCCGACGATCGTCGCGTCGATCAGGGACCGGCTGCTCGCCCTGCCGCAGGAGACCACCGTCCGCACCGGACACGGTGATTCCACGACCATCGGCGCGGAGGCCCCGCATCTGGACGAGTGGATCGCCCGCGGTCACTGA
- a CDS encoding pseudouridine synthase — translation MRGRAKPPSAPLPQRDGIDPVRLRLPEDPDGRWATVRDHLLARFAGAIGAARVDAMLAEGRFVSVQGPVSADEPYTAGRYIWFHRDFAPEEPVPFPVGVVHRDEHIVIADKPHFLATTPRGRHITETAAARLRRELDLPELQPAHRLDRLTAGLVLFVVRPEERGAYQTMFRDRSVLKEYEAVAPYDPGLAFPRTVRSRVVKERGVIAAREEPGEPNSESRIELLEHREGLGRYRLLPATGRTHQLRVHMNSLGLPLLHDPVYPVVRPEGATDDWSHPLQLLARVLEFTDPVTGGPRRFESGLRLCAWPGPVSRGSQ, via the coding sequence GTGAGGGGGCGTGCGAAGCCCCCGTCGGCGCCGTTGCCGCAGCGGGACGGGATCGATCCGGTCCGGCTGCGGCTCCCCGAGGATCCGGACGGCCGGTGGGCGACGGTACGCGATCATCTGCTGGCGCGGTTCGCGGGTGCGATCGGGGCAGCTCGGGTGGACGCCATGCTCGCCGAGGGCCGGTTCGTCTCCGTACAGGGCCCGGTCTCCGCCGACGAGCCGTACACCGCCGGCCGGTACATCTGGTTCCACCGGGATTTCGCGCCGGAGGAGCCGGTGCCGTTCCCGGTCGGTGTCGTCCACCGCGACGAGCACATCGTGATCGCGGACAAGCCGCACTTCCTGGCGACGACACCGCGCGGCCGGCACATCACCGAGACCGCGGCGGCCCGGCTGCGCCGCGAGCTGGACCTGCCCGAGCTGCAGCCCGCGCACCGGCTGGACCGGCTGACCGCGGGCCTCGTCCTCTTCGTCGTGCGGCCCGAGGAGCGGGGCGCGTACCAGACGATGTTCCGGGACCGCTCGGTGCTCAAGGAGTACGAAGCGGTGGCGCCGTACGACCCCGGACTCGCCTTCCCGCGGACCGTACGCAGCCGCGTCGTCAAGGAGCGCGGGGTCATCGCCGCCCGCGAGGAGCCGGGCGAGCCGAACAGCGAGAGCCGGATCGAGCTGCTGGAGCACCGGGAGGGTCTCGGCCGGTACCGGCTGCTGCCCGCCACCGGACGCACCCATCAGCTGCGGGTCCATATGAACAGCCTGGGGCTGCCGCTCCTCCACGACCCGGTCTACCCGGTGGTCCGGCCGGAGGGTGCGACCGACGACTGGTCGCACCCTCTCCAACTCCTGGCCCGGGTGCTGGAGTTCACCGATCCGGTCACGGGCGGGCCGCGCCGCTTCGAGAGCGGGCTGCGGCTCTGCGCATGGCCCGGACCGGTGAGCCGCGGTTCTCAGTGA
- a CDS encoding M20/M25/M40 family metallo-hydrolase, translated as MSETNTARTVSGEDEVVDLCRELIRIDTSNYGDHSGPGERVAAEYVAEKLAEVGLEPQIFESHKGRASTVARIEGEDPSKPALLIHGHTDVVPANAHDWTHHPFSGEVADGCVWGRGAVDMKDMDAMTLAVVRDRMRSGRKPPRDIVLAFLADEEAGGTYGARYLVDKHPGLFEGVTEAIGEVGGFSFTVNEKLRLYLVETAEKGMHWMRLTVDGTAGHGSMTNNDNAITELCEAVGRLGRHKWPVRVTKTVRSFLDELSDALGTPLDPEDMEATLAKLGGIAKMIGATLRNSAAPTMLGAGYKVNVIPGQATAHVDGRFLPGFEDEFLADLDRILGPRVKREDVHGDKALETSFDGSLVDAMQIALKAEDPIARAVPYMLSGGTDAKSFDDLGIRCFGFAPLKLPPELDFAGMFHGVDERVPVDGLQFGVRVLDRFIDNC; from the coding sequence GTGAGCGAGACCAACACGGCCCGGACCGTCTCGGGCGAGGACGAGGTCGTGGACCTCTGTCGTGAGCTGATCCGGATCGACACCAGTAACTACGGGGACCACTCGGGTCCGGGGGAGCGGGTCGCCGCCGAGTACGTCGCGGAGAAGCTCGCCGAGGTCGGGCTGGAGCCGCAGATCTTCGAGTCCCACAAGGGCCGGGCCTCGACCGTGGCGCGGATCGAGGGCGAGGACCCGTCCAAGCCCGCGCTGCTGATCCACGGGCACACCGATGTGGTTCCGGCCAATGCTCACGACTGGACGCACCACCCGTTCTCGGGCGAGGTCGCGGACGGCTGCGTGTGGGGCCGCGGCGCGGTCGACATGAAGGACATGGACGCGATGACCCTCGCGGTAGTCCGCGACCGGATGCGCAGTGGCCGCAAGCCCCCGCGCGACATCGTGCTGGCCTTCCTCGCGGACGAGGAGGCGGGCGGTACGTACGGCGCGCGGTATCTCGTGGACAAGCACCCCGGCCTCTTCGAGGGTGTCACCGAGGCGATCGGCGAGGTCGGCGGCTTCTCCTTCACGGTGAACGAGAAGCTGCGGCTCTACCTCGTCGAGACGGCCGAGAAGGGCATGCACTGGATGCGGCTCACCGTGGACGGCACCGCCGGCCACGGCTCGATGACCAACAACGACAACGCGATCACCGAGCTCTGCGAGGCGGTCGGACGGCTGGGGCGGCACAAGTGGCCGGTCCGGGTGACCAAGACCGTGCGGTCCTTCCTCGACGAGCTGTCCGATGCGCTCGGCACCCCGCTCGACCCGGAGGACATGGAGGCCACGCTGGCCAAGCTGGGCGGCATCGCCAAGATGATCGGCGCCACGCTCCGTAACTCCGCCGCTCCCACCATGCTCGGCGCCGGCTACAAGGTGAACGTGATCCCCGGCCAGGCCACCGCCCATGTCGACGGTCGCTTCCTGCCCGGTTTCGAGGACGAGTTCCTGGCCGATCTGGACCGGATCCTCGGCCCGCGGGTGAAGCGCGAGGACGTGCACGGGGACAAGGCGCTGGAGACCAGCTTCGACGGTTCGCTCGTGGACGCGATGCAGATCGCCCTGAAGGCGGAGGACCCGATCGCGCGCGCCGTCCCTTACATGCTTTCCGGTGGTACCGACGCCAAGTCCTTCGACGACCTCGGTATCCGCTGCTTCGGGTTCGCCCCGCTGAAGCTGCCGCCGGAGCTCGACTTCGCAGGCATGTTCCACGGCGTGGACGAGCGTGTACCCGTGGACGGTCTGCAGTTCGGTGTGCGGGTGCTCGACCGTTTCATCGACAACTGCTGA
- the chpH gene encoding chaplin ChpH, which yields MIKKVVAAAAVTGGLVLAGAGMAVADSGAQGAAVGSPGVVSGNVIQVPVHVPVNVCGNTISVVGLLNPTFGNTCANA from the coding sequence ATGATCAAGAAGGTCGTCGCTGCTGCGGCTGTCACCGGTGGTCTGGTGCTCGCGGGTGCGGGCATGGCCGTCGCGGACTCCGGTGCCCAGGGCGCCGCTGTCGGCAGCCCCGGTGTGGTCTCGGGCAACGTCATCCAGGTGCCCGTGCACGTGCCGGTGAACGTGTGTGGCAACACGATCTCCGTGGTCGGGCTGCTGAACCCCACCTTCGGCAACACCTGCGCCAATGCCTGA
- a CDS encoding chaplin: MRQVTRKGLITMAAAGGVLALSGGYAHADAGAAGGASNSPGVLSGNSVQIPVDVPVNVCGNSVSVVGLLNPAAGNTCGNASQSAASGRHASGSQVSGDRTRTHRAGTGKHRAVTSDTGSGARAEGVTSGSPGLLSGNNIAVPIDIPVNACGNSVTIGGLLNPASGNDCGNVPDVVTPPVGTPVTPVTPVTENQPPAPGSRNVSNAHETQSVAQLAHTGAGGLDLLVPASMGLLLAGAGTVLYRRARMSA, from the coding sequence ATGCGACAGGTCACGCGTAAAGGCCTGATCACCATGGCGGCTGCGGGCGGCGTGCTCGCGCTGAGTGGCGGTTACGCGCACGCCGACGCGGGAGCGGCCGGCGGCGCATCGAATTCCCCGGGGGTGCTTTCAGGGAATTCGGTCCAGATCCCGGTCGACGTACCGGTCAACGTATGCGGCAACTCCGTGAGCGTCGTGGGACTGCTCAACCCGGCCGCAGGAAACACCTGCGGAAATGCTTCGCAAAGCGCTGCTTCGGGCCGCCACGCCTCGGGCAGTCAGGTGTCCGGCGACCGGACCCGGACGCACCGGGCGGGGACCGGCAAGCACCGGGCTGTCACGAGCGACACCGGGAGCGGTGCAAGGGCCGAGGGGGTTACGAGCGGCTCGCCCGGTCTGCTTTCGGGCAACAACATCGCGGTGCCCATCGACATCCCCGTGAACGCCTGCGGGAACAGTGTCACCATCGGCGGACTGCTCAATCCCGCCTCCGGCAATGACTGCGGAAATGTTCCGGACGTCGTCACGCCACCGGTCGGCACTCCGGTCACCCCGGTCACCCCGGTCACCGAGAACCAGCCCCCGGCACCCGGATCGCGAAACGTGTCGAACGCGCACGAGACACAGAGCGTCGCGCAGCTCGCACACACCGGAGCGGGCGGGCTCGACCTGCTGGTTCCGGCGAGCATGGGCCTGCTGCTGGCGGGTGCGGGCACGGTGCTGTACCGCCGCGCCCGGATGTCCGCATAG
- a CDS encoding DUF5703 family protein: MPEYEFVDVYVPRGVSRKETARLLTDHAEYGHWELDRLTLRRDGSRRVRLRRRIIRQLRATW; this comes from the coding sequence ATGCCGGAATACGAATTTGTCGATGTGTACGTCCCGCGCGGGGTGTCCCGGAAGGAGACGGCCCGCCTGCTGACCGACCATGCCGAGTACGGGCACTGGGAGTTGGACCGACTGACGCTGCGCCGTGACGGCAGCCGCAGGGTGCGGCTGCGCCGACGGATCATCCGCCAGCTCCGGGCCACCTGGTGA